The following proteins are encoded in a genomic region of Flammeovirga pectinis:
- a CDS encoding head GIN domain-containing protein, producing MKSIILTSILTLVSILTFAQKNDTKPFPCKDFTKLELDGSFNVVLVKGEYCSAYAEGKTKDLEEIKMVQKGDQLSFTNIKKKEDGSNKSVNSKKSLTLYIQIVDLKEIESNLVGTLTNEGVLNFNNLKLEMNSVGATTLHFKLNHLDFEYNGIGKVELAGNAKSTNLEYSGIGSVDARDFLVKDMEVECDGIGSVKVNASNSIKMESSGIGSLKNYGTAKE from the coding sequence ATGAAATCTATAATTTTGACTTCCATACTTACTCTTGTTTCCATCTTAACTTTTGCTCAGAAAAATGACACAAAACCATTTCCTTGTAAAGATTTTACAAAACTAGAATTAGACGGGAGCTTTAATGTTGTTCTTGTAAAAGGAGAATATTGTAGTGCTTATGCAGAAGGTAAAACAAAAGATTTAGAAGAAATTAAGATGGTACAGAAAGGCGACCAACTTAGTTTTACTAATATTAAAAAGAAAGAAGATGGATCTAATAAAAGTGTCAATAGTAAAAAGAGCCTAACACTATATATTCAGATTGTCGATTTAAAAGAAATAGAATCTAATTTGGTTGGAACACTTACAAATGAGGGGGTTCTTAATTTCAATAATCTTAAATTAGAAATGAACAGCGTTGGTGCTACTACCTTACATTTTAAACTCAATCATTTAGATTTTGAATACAATGGTATTGGTAAAGTTGAACTTGCTGGAAATGCAAAATCTACCAATTTAGAGTATAGTGGTATTGGCTCTGTAGATGCTAGAGATTTTCTTGTAAAAGATATGGAAGTAGAATGTGATGGCATTGGAAGTGTAAAAGTAAATGCAAGTAATTCTATAAAAATGGAATCTAGTGGCATTGGAAGTTTAAAGAATTACGGTACTGCAAAAGAGTAA
- a CDS encoding S41 family peptidase yields the protein MKNIYILLLLISSLFSCDKVYFGEDLGTKDRKKNFEYLWNECNEKYSYFDVKNIDWDAIKVKYESQINEGMSDEAFFNVMGSMLSELKDDHTNLISPLNVSRFGVKKLGQDNFDFRVIEDNYLSDNYYISGPFMHDFIANNEIGYIRFGEFTGTVDDNNLDFILKRYKNTKGLILDLRENGGGAVNDIFSILSRFVEKKTLVYYSRIKTGAAHDDFSEMKEAFVEPSGKIRYKNKVIVLIDRGTYSAGSFTALATKALPNITLIGDTTGGGLGMPNGGQLPNGWTYRFSITQALDLSKDPSLEKGVPADIPVSFDWSDMKKDEILDRAINEL from the coding sequence ATGAAAAATATATACATTTTATTATTGTTAATTTCTAGTTTATTTTCTTGTGATAAAGTTTATTTTGGAGAAGACCTTGGAACAAAAGATAGAAAGAAAAACTTTGAATATTTATGGAATGAGTGTAATGAAAAATATTCTTATTTTGATGTTAAAAATATAGATTGGGATGCTATTAAAGTAAAATATGAATCTCAAATAAATGAAGGGATGTCTGATGAAGCATTTTTTAATGTAATGGGAAGTATGCTTTCTGAATTAAAAGATGACCATACCAATTTAATTTCTCCTTTAAACGTATCTAGGTTTGGCGTTAAGAAATTAGGACAAGATAACTTTGATTTTAGAGTAATTGAAGATAATTATTTATCAGACAATTATTACATCTCAGGTCCTTTTATGCACGATTTTATTGCTAACAATGAAATTGGTTACATCCGATTTGGAGAATTCACAGGAACTGTAGATGATAATAATTTAGACTTTATCTTAAAGAGATATAAAAATACAAAAGGGTTGATTTTAGACTTAAGAGAAAATGGTGGAGGTGCAGTAAACGATATCTTTAGTATTTTAAGTCGCTTTGTGGAAAAGAAAACATTAGTGTATTATTCTCGAATAAAAACTGGAGCAGCACACGATGACTTTTCTGAAATGAAAGAAGCATTTGTTGAACCTTCTGGTAAAATTAGATATAAAAATAAAGTAATTGTTTTAATTGATAGAGGAACGTACAGTGCAGGTTCTTTTACAGCACTTGCAACAAAAGCACTTCCTAATATTACACTAATTGGCGATACAACTGGTGGAGGTTTAGGAATGCCAAATGGAGGTCAGTTACCAAACGGTTGGACTTACAGATTTTCTATTACACAGGCATTAGATTTAAGTAAAGACCCATCACTAGAAAAAGGTGTACCAGCAGATATCCCTGTTTCTTTTGATTGGAGCGATATGAAAAAAGACGAAATTTTAGATAGAGCGATTAACGAATTATAA
- a CDS encoding LamG domain-containing protein, which translates to MENIFTKILCSIGLSLFCLLAPNAIASTNTYNSLTSNKHSSYYAASLSYSTSILNEISTNNGSFTETITVTQTGGTFDGTLNEDFINSNKATITNLPAGLTASVTYTSTTEVVLAITGNANNHGDVEDISNLTILFENTAFTTGDNSIVADSEKSDISLNFNDPKPNNAIQLDGVDDYASSSQFALPQDFTAEGWFRPETVAGNVFLFQFKSNTEQLNLRLNNGILISWNGFGGNNTTGSTTINANQWIHVALVREGITTRIILNGTLEVENTNSGGYTGETINLFLGAKSASGILSNFFTGKIDEFRVWDQVLTPAEITAAMNDQLVGDETNLLASYSMNELSGTTIPDNSPNGYDVSLENMTNDDWVAGDWTTTALTYSTSSVVEAVENDGSIAETIDVTLSNGDFLGTIGDDFIADNKLIVSNLPTGLTAVGTKISNTSLQISFTGNAVAHEVSDNISNLTFTFQDAAFSNNNAAAFTSYNISNLNINYSDSPNNSLAFDGVNDYAVSPNLTLGDDFSFEVWVKPTLVSSGNVYTVGQANSTTENISLKVNTDGTLSVFFKVEDQSSDTYQLNSISTVQAGEWSHIAYTNEGGVDAKLYINGVLDDSNPTSLPRIFTSITNDLTIGKKLYDTEDTDHFPGEIDELRIWDKVLTQTEIVEKMNFEAIGNETDLNRYIDFNYLTGTFFASSGSSVAVGALHNMTNDDWVLATWQITQLNYFSSSFTENTSTNSGSIVETISVAITGDLFTGNTNDNFVSDNKVTFTNLPAGLVGSVIRTSETTVDISLTGSATAHENANDIANLSIVFANTAFTGNDATLIGNYNKSDFTIDFIDAYTTSISYNKTIFLESIDNNGSINEAVVLTLSDDTFAADVITGNRISTSNVPTGLTASFIRDSDTQITMTLSGTVSAHATTNSVDNLTVTFGDGAFTTYLNTVVANYNKTDLGIYFMNQAPGNGLILDGVDEYVDFGTDTPFFPDKDAWTVEIWVNATDWTPTSTEKIISSTEASGMAFILNGTQLIAEYFDNGLGSYQTANYILPSGFAGWHHVAMTFDGRYLTLYIDGEPMEVNDRGSTGGAIKTGNSSIYLGAEYSSSPLLFFDGKYDELRIWSKVKTNEELINEMFATLDGTESNLVSYFNMNCHKGSVLYDRTSNNNHGALQNMEEADWINSDIYTHYNGTTWSNSTPTTFVNTVIGEGVNFAIDAPFNVNNLLISTGATVSIDAGGSATLADRLITEGTLTLDNGEFITQNGVNENSGTGNVNYTLSGAGIDKVYHYFASPYTSLTFNWGENPFRYNPEDAVGTDSTGLSRGWNAYTENMIPGRGYISENVGTQVISGIPNNGTVTYTVTNGTFTGYNLIGNPYLAPISASLFIAENGESGTNRIANTLYFWDHDESNVDVFDNSDYATWHPTLGAVAGGDGTTPNGNIAVGQGFFVSAASTGDVTFTNAMRTTTNNQFFREKADDVPLARFWLDADGDNGEFNQILIAFKDDASDYLDVQYDSKKFKGNPSFSLYSLMSDTNEHYVIQALDNVGIARKVVPIGLSLANAKTITFSVPKMDNMGSYEIILRDRVSNKTYDLKNTDATISLPAGDNINRLEMIFDTSSPLALLDLENELKVGIAKGVIQLFGHHEFHSLEVFNFSGQSVLQSNDFNLTGKVEHSLKPDYYIVRLSNNDKTEFVKIKVE; encoded by the coding sequence ATGGAAAATATTTTCACCAAGATTCTATGCAGTATAGGATTATCTCTTTTCTGTTTATTAGCTCCAAATGCAATAGCATCTACAAATACATACAACAGTTTAACTTCTAATAAACATAGCAGTTATTATGCTGCTTCCTTAAGCTACAGCACAAGTATTTTAAATGAGATAAGTACAAATAATGGATCTTTTACAGAAACAATAACAGTCACTCAAACAGGAGGGACTTTTGATGGTACACTAAACGAAGATTTCATAAATAGTAATAAAGCAACGATTACAAATTTACCCGCTGGATTAACAGCTTCGGTAACTTATACTTCAACTACCGAAGTAGTACTTGCTATTACTGGGAATGCCAACAACCACGGAGATGTTGAAGATATTTCTAACCTTACAATTTTATTCGAAAATACGGCATTTACAACCGGTGATAATTCTATAGTAGCAGATAGCGAAAAAAGTGATATCAGCTTAAATTTTAATGATCCTAAACCAAATAATGCAATCCAATTAGACGGAGTGGATGATTACGCAAGTTCTTCTCAATTTGCATTGCCACAAGATTTTACTGCAGAAGGATGGTTTAGACCTGAAACTGTAGCTGGTAATGTTTTCCTTTTCCAATTTAAATCAAATACAGAACAACTCAATTTAAGGCTTAATAATGGTATACTTATTTCTTGGAATGGGTTTGGAGGAAATAACACAACTGGTTCTACAACAATAAATGCGAATCAATGGATTCATGTTGCTTTAGTGAGAGAAGGAATCACTACAAGAATTATTCTGAACGGTACTTTAGAAGTTGAAAACACAAATAGTGGTGGGTACACGGGAGAAACAATAAATCTGTTTTTAGGTGCAAAATCAGCTTCTGGAATTCTGTCAAACTTTTTTACTGGAAAAATTGATGAATTTAGAGTTTGGGACCAAGTATTAACCCCAGCAGAAATTACTGCAGCAATGAATGATCAATTAGTAGGAGATGAAACGAACCTTCTAGCGAGTTATTCTATGAATGAGTTGTCAGGGACAACTATACCCGATAATAGCCCAAATGGATACGATGTATCTTTAGAAAATATGACCAATGATGATTGGGTTGCTGGTGATTGGACAACTACTGCTTTAACTTATAGTACATCTTCAGTTGTAGAAGCAGTAGAAAATGATGGATCAATAGCGGAAACAATTGATGTTACACTTTCGAATGGAGATTTTTTAGGCACAATTGGAGATGATTTCATTGCTGATAATAAACTTATTGTTTCTAATTTACCCACTGGTTTAACTGCGGTAGGTACAAAAATTTCTAACACATCATTGCAGATAAGTTTTACGGGTAATGCAGTTGCTCATGAAGTAAGTGATAACATTTCGAACTTAACTTTTACTTTTCAAGATGCTGCCTTTAGTAATAATAATGCAGCTGCTTTTACAAGCTATAATATATCCAATTTAAATATTAATTATTCAGATTCACCAAACAACTCTTTAGCTTTTGATGGAGTAAATGATTATGCGGTATCTCCAAATCTTACTTTAGGAGATGATTTTAGTTTTGAAGTATGGGTAAAACCAACATTAGTATCTTCAGGTAATGTGTATACAGTTGGTCAGGCAAATTCAACAACAGAAAATATTTCACTTAAAGTCAATACAGACGGAACATTGTCTGTTTTCTTTAAAGTCGAAGATCAGTCATCAGATACTTATCAATTAAATTCTATAAGTACAGTACAAGCAGGAGAGTGGTCTCATATTGCTTATACAAATGAAGGTGGAGTAGATGCAAAATTGTATATTAATGGTGTTTTAGATGATAGTAACCCTACAAGTCTTCCAAGAATTTTCACCTCAATAACGAATGATTTAACGATTGGTAAAAAATTATACGATACAGAAGATACAGATCATTTTCCTGGTGAAATTGATGAATTGAGAATTTGGGATAAAGTACTTACTCAAACAGAAATAGTGGAAAAAATGAATTTTGAAGCTATCGGAAATGAGACAGACTTAAATAGATATATTGATTTTAACTATCTCACAGGGACATTTTTTGCAAGTAGTGGTTCAAGTGTTGCTGTTGGAGCATTACATAATATGACCAATGATGATTGGGTATTAGCTACATGGCAAATTACTCAATTAAATTATTTTTCATCGTCGTTTACAGAAAATACAAGTACCAACAGCGGTAGCATAGTAGAAACGATAAGTGTTGCTATAACTGGAGATCTATTTACAGGAAACACCAACGATAATTTTGTATCAGACAATAAAGTAACTTTTACTAATTTACCGGCAGGGTTGGTTGGTTCGGTAATTAGAACGTCAGAAACAACAGTTGATATTTCTTTGACAGGAAGTGCAACTGCACACGAAAATGCTAATGACATTGCTAACCTGTCAATAGTTTTTGCGAATACAGCTTTCACGGGTAATGATGCGACATTAATAGGAAATTACAATAAATCAGATTTCACTATTGATTTTATTGATGCGTACACTACGTCAATTTCTTACAATAAAACAATTTTTCTAGAAAGTATAGACAACAATGGTAGTATAAACGAAGCTGTTGTTCTTACTTTATCTGATGATACTTTTGCTGCAGATGTTATTACTGGAAATAGGATTTCTACTTCTAATGTGCCTACTGGTTTAACAGCGTCATTTATTAGAGACTCAGATACTCAAATTACAATGACACTTAGCGGGACTGTATCGGCACATGCAACTACCAATAGTGTTGATAACTTAACGGTTACTTTTGGAGATGGCGCTTTTACTACTTACCTAAATACTGTTGTTGCTAATTATAACAAAACAGATCTTGGAATTTACTTCATGAATCAAGCACCTGGAAATGGATTAATATTAGATGGTGTAGATGAATATGTTGATTTTGGTACTGATACTCCATTTTTTCCAGATAAGGATGCTTGGACTGTTGAAATTTGGGTAAATGCGACTGATTGGACTCCTACATCAACAGAAAAAATTATTAGTTCTACAGAGGCGAGTGGAATGGCATTTATTTTAAATGGTACTCAATTAATAGCAGAATATTTTGATAATGGTTTAGGCAGTTATCAAACTGCAAATTATATCCTCCCAAGTGGTTTTGCGGGTTGGCATCATGTAGCCATGACATTTGATGGAAGGTACTTAACACTTTACATAGATGGTGAGCCTATGGAGGTAAATGATAGAGGAAGTACTGGAGGAGCAATAAAAACGGGGAACTCTAGTATATATCTTGGTGCAGAATATAGTTCGTCGCCACTCTTATTCTTTGATGGTAAATACGATGAGCTAAGAATTTGGAGTAAAGTAAAAACCAACGAAGAGCTTATTAATGAGATGTTTGCGACACTAGATGGAACAGAAAGTAATCTTGTCTCTTACTTTAACATGAACTGCCATAAAGGAAGTGTTTTGTACGATAGGACATCTAATAATAACCATGGGGCATTGCAAAATATGGAAGAAGCGGATTGGATAAATTCTGATATTTATACGCACTATAATGGTACAACGTGGTCAAATTCAACTCCAACTACTTTTGTAAATACAGTTATTGGAGAAGGGGTAAACTTTGCTATTGATGCACCTTTTAATGTAAATAATTTATTGATTTCTACCGGAGCAACTGTTAGTATAGATGCCGGAGGGTCGGCAACACTTGCAGACCGTTTGATTACTGAAGGAACATTAACGTTAGACAACGGAGAGTTTATTACACAAAATGGAGTGAATGAAAACAGTGGGACAGGGAATGTAAATTATACTTTATCTGGTGCTGGTATTGATAAAGTGTATCATTATTTTGCTAGTCCATACACATCGCTTACGTTTAATTGGGGAGAAAATCCTTTTAGATACAATCCAGAAGATGCAGTAGGAACGGATAGTACGGGATTAAGTAGAGGTTGGAATGCTTATACTGAAAATATGATTCCGGGTCGAGGATACATTTCTGAAAATGTAGGTACTCAAGTAATCAGTGGTATTCCTAATAATGGAACAGTAACTTACACCGTAACAAATGGAACATTTACAGGATATAACTTAATTGGGAATCCTTATTTAGCACCAATTAGTGCGTCATTATTTATTGCTGAAAATGGGGAGAGTGGAACAAATAGAATAGCCAATACACTCTATTTTTGGGATCATGATGAATCTAACGTAGATGTTTTTGATAACTCTGATTATGCAACTTGGCACCCAACCTTAGGTGCTGTTGCTGGTGGCGATGGTACAACTCCAAATGGAAATATTGCAGTAGGGCAGGGATTCTTCGTGTCAGCAGCATCAACAGGAGATGTTACTTTTACTAATGCAATGCGAACAACAACCAATAATCAGTTTTTTAGAGAGAAAGCAGACGATGTTCCTTTAGCAAGATTTTGGTTAGATGCTGATGGGGATAACGGAGAATTTAATCAGATTTTAATTGCTTTTAAAGATGATGCAAGCGATTACTTAGATGTACAATACGATAGTAAGAAATTTAAAGGAAACCCTAGTTTTTCACTGTATTCATTAATGTCTGATACTAATGAGCATTATGTAATTCAGGCGCTAGATAATGTGGGTATTGCTCGTAAGGTAGTTCCTATTGGATTGTCTTTAGCCAATGCAAAAACAATTACTTTTTCTGTTCCAAAAATGGATAATATGGGCAGTTATGAGATCATTTTAAGAGATAGAGTTTCTAATAAAACCTATGATTTAAAAAATACAGATGCAACAATAAGTTTACCAGCCGGAGATAATATCAATAGGTTAGAAATGATATTTGATACCTCTTCGCCACTTGCGTTACTTGATTTAGAGAACGAATTGAAAGTAGGTATTGCAAAAGGAGTAATACAATTATTTGGACATCATGAATTTCATTCTCTAGAAGTATTTAACTTCTCAGGTCAGTCTGTATTACAATCTAATGATTTTAATTTGACAGGTAAAGTTGAACATAGCCTTAAGCCAGATTATTATATTGTTCGATTATCTAACAATGATAAAACCGAATTTGTAAAAATAAAAGTGGAATAA
- a CDS encoding archaeosortase/exosortase family protein yields MIVEQQYHHNHQLKTIGIRAILLFILWKLLQFTLIQEDGLIDSAITESIVFMSSFFINFFGGEAYHTASTLYINGIKSVFVGSPCNGLVIMVIFSSFVALTPGKVTTKIVYILVGLLIIYLSNTLRVIMLGYNYIQDLETFNFNHKYTYVIIVYSIVFALWMLWIEKFSSMKDLFNTNDQ; encoded by the coding sequence ATGATTGTAGAACAGCAATATCACCATAATCATCAATTAAAAACTATTGGAATACGTGCTATTCTATTGTTTATACTATGGAAACTCCTTCAGTTTACACTCATACAAGAAGATGGTTTAATAGATTCTGCCATCACAGAAAGCATTGTATTTATGTCTTCTTTTTTTATTAACTTCTTTGGAGGTGAAGCATATCATACTGCGAGTACATTATATATAAATGGTATTAAATCTGTATTTGTTGGTAGCCCCTGTAATGGTTTAGTCATAATGGTAATATTCTCAAGTTTTGTAGCATTAACTCCCGGTAAAGTGACTACTAAAATAGTGTACATTTTGGTTGGGCTACTCATTATTTATCTTTCTAATACATTAAGGGTAATTATGCTTGGTTACAATTACATTCAAGATCTAGAAACGTTTAATTTTAATCATAAATATACCTATGTAATTATTGTTTATTCTATTGTATTTGCCCTTTGGATGTTATGGATTGAGAAATTTTCTTCAATGAAAGATTTATTTAATACGAATGATCAGTAG
- a CDS encoding PID-CTERM protein-sorting domain-containing protein: MNIKFLVSLFTLLFISILFAHAQPPPPPGEGVPIDGGATLLIASGVAYGIKKFRDYTLKDDK, translated from the coding sequence ATGAATATAAAATTTTTAGTATCTTTATTTACATTACTTTTTATATCTATCTTGTTTGCTCATGCACAACCACCACCTCCACCAGGGGAGGGAGTACCTATTGATGGAGGAGCTACATTATTAATAGCTTCAGGTGTGGCTTATGGTATTAAAAAGTTTAGAGATTATACATTGAAAGATGATAAATAA
- a CDS encoding FAD-dependent oxidoreductase has product MKRRDFFKKGSKAAIAAGILPLASSSCASQKSITNTTSKDKWNHLGKGKIGVSNRKKEIDFEVVIIGGGAAGICAAVASARNGAKTVLIQDRPVLGGNASSEMRVHLNGVNNIKGKAERETGIIEELLLLNRFENEQESFSVFDHVMYDFVIREPNLTLMVNTQAVEAIMDGTVIKSAKCWQATTETLYTINGKVFIDCSGDGLLAATAGAEYRTGREGKQEFNENFAPEKADGWQMGATLLMSSKDMGKPMHYSPPSYAIKYTHEGAHKRRKFAGFQDGIWWIEVGSNDDIIADAEINRHKLMGYLHGVWDYIKNSGNFPEAENLALDWVGSLPSRRESRRFIGDYVVSEKDMTQHKNFYDAVAFGGWSLDEHNPGGIENISEPPSYFHYHFKSIYQFPFRSLYSKNISNLMFAGRNVSQTHIALSSSRIMATCALQGQAVGTAATLCVQHATTPKDIGTKYINQLQEQLLRDDAFIPNKVANDNADLAKQASTLFADSTSSGNILNLTNGISRDINGEINHWQSKNTSAEIQLEWDTPLNISKIELKCDTNLSRNIMMRKDSRNDALYGNSIPKEMLKTLSIQGRVNGKWIDLGGINQNKTRLIKFSFDTQKVTAIKINLKETYGAKKIKLFEVRCYA; this is encoded by the coding sequence ATGAAAAGAAGAGATTTTTTTAAAAAGGGTTCTAAAGCAGCCATAGCCGCTGGTATTTTACCATTAGCTAGCTCATCTTGTGCTTCTCAAAAAAGCATAACAAATACCACTTCTAAAGACAAATGGAACCACCTTGGAAAAGGAAAAATTGGCGTATCGAACAGAAAAAAAGAGATAGACTTTGAAGTTGTTATTATTGGAGGTGGAGCCGCAGGAATTTGTGCTGCTGTTGCTTCTGCAAGAAACGGAGCAAAAACAGTTTTAATACAAGACCGTCCCGTGCTTGGAGGTAATGCTTCTAGCGAAATGAGGGTACACCTAAATGGGGTAAATAATATAAAAGGAAAAGCAGAAAGAGAAACGGGTATTATAGAAGAACTACTATTACTTAATAGGTTTGAAAATGAACAAGAATCATTTTCCGTTTTCGATCATGTGATGTACGATTTCGTTATAAGAGAGCCAAATCTAACTTTAATGGTAAATACACAAGCTGTTGAGGCAATTATGGATGGTACGGTAATAAAAAGTGCGAAATGTTGGCAAGCAACTACAGAAACGTTGTATACTATTAATGGCAAAGTATTTATAGATTGTTCTGGAGATGGCTTACTTGCTGCCACTGCTGGTGCAGAATATAGAACTGGTAGAGAAGGTAAACAAGAGTTTAATGAGAACTTTGCCCCAGAAAAAGCAGATGGATGGCAGATGGGAGCTACTTTACTCATGTCGTCTAAAGATATGGGTAAACCAATGCATTATTCACCCCCATCTTATGCTATTAAATATACGCATGAAGGCGCTCACAAAAGACGTAAATTTGCAGGTTTTCAAGATGGGATTTGGTGGATTGAAGTTGGAAGTAATGATGATATTATTGCTGATGCTGAAATTAACCGCCATAAATTAATGGGTTATTTACATGGTGTATGGGATTATATTAAAAACTCAGGCAATTTTCCAGAAGCAGAAAATTTAGCCCTTGATTGGGTAGGTTCGCTTCCCTCTAGAAGAGAATCAAGACGCTTTATTGGCGATTATGTAGTTTCAGAAAAAGACATGACTCAGCATAAAAATTTCTATGATGCTGTTGCTTTTGGTGGCTGGTCTTTAGATGAACATAACCCAGGTGGAATAGAAAACATTTCTGAACCACCAAGTTACTTTCATTACCACTTTAAAAGTATCTATCAGTTTCCATTTAGAAGTTTATATTCTAAAAATATATCCAATTTAATGTTTGCGGGTCGTAATGTAAGTCAAACTCATATTGCTTTATCTTCTTCTAGAATTATGGCAACATGTGCCTTACAAGGTCAAGCAGTGGGAACTGCAGCTACATTATGTGTTCAACACGCAACTACGCCAAAAGACATTGGAACAAAATATATTAATCAATTGCAAGAACAACTCCTCAGAGACGATGCCTTTATTCCAAACAAAGTAGCTAATGATAATGCTGATTTAGCAAAACAAGCCAGTACTTTATTTGCAGATTCTACCTCTAGTGGTAATATTCTAAATCTTACTAATGGTATTTCTAGAGATATTAATGGTGAAATAAATCATTGGCAATCTAAAAATACAAGTGCCGAAATTCAGTTAGAATGGGATACTCCTTTAAATATTTCTAAAATTGAATTAAAATGTGATACAAACTTAAGTAGAAACATCATGATGCGAAAAGACAGTAGAAATGATGCTCTTTATGGAAATAGTATTCCAAAAGAAATGCTAAAAACACTAAGTATTCAAGGTAGGGTGAATGGTAAATGGATCGATCTAGGAGGTATAAATCAAAATAAAACCAGATTAATTAAATTTAGTTTTGACACACAAAAGGTAACAGCTATTAAAATCAATTTAAAAGAAACTTATGGAGCCAAAAAGATTAAACTATTCGAAGTAAGATGTTACGCATAA
- a CDS encoding helix-turn-helix transcriptional regulator codes for MFFLFLLNNCLIIQLQAQQFTPHVYQLNEIEIKETSQEKDTSTIKTIKQLLKKSGAARNNLQFSTAFGNGGEALFLAEEIQDTLWMIQAYESMGVLYYLFKQDEEAGTHFKKANMYQQKLSQYQTVAYQSKYTSEYYLALYYQRINNFELLKSHIDNCFEFVPNTEKNQIYKVYLEEKLASYWEGKEEPFKALDLLFRGVNTLENLPEEYPNRAINTSFLIILYGRIAQNYSVLEKLSLSKQYFEKALAQKDESGEHIFYKAYVFSRYAKLLASEGEFKKAFVYQSEAKKINDMYLNPRNDRNKDFLTIRNHYKEEIDKKNTILVAQQQEIAARNKQLLFYKLLFLVIAVILTIGILLYRWRNERIKHQLLEDTSNELLAIKNKELTTNTLQLIEREQVIILLKEHISNNELGTSNKQFLKSIDRNSETLWDAFNSRFIEQNINFYERLEQRVPNLSAADLKICALIKLNFSGQEMAYLLGISLGSVHVARHRLRKKMNLERDINLTNFINSI; via the coding sequence TTGTTTTTTCTCTTTTTACTCAACAATTGCTTAATTATTCAATTACAAGCTCAGCAGTTTACACCTCATGTTTATCAGCTTAATGAAATTGAAATTAAAGAGACGAGTCAAGAAAAAGATACGAGTACAATTAAAACCATAAAACAGCTTCTAAAAAAAAGTGGGGCTGCAAGAAACAATCTACAGTTTAGTACTGCTTTTGGTAATGGAGGAGAAGCATTATTTCTGGCAGAAGAAATTCAAGATACCTTATGGATGATACAGGCGTATGAATCAATGGGTGTTTTATATTATCTTTTTAAACAGGATGAAGAGGCAGGTACTCATTTCAAAAAAGCTAATATGTATCAACAAAAATTGTCTCAATATCAAACTGTTGCTTATCAATCTAAATATACTTCTGAATATTACTTAGCCTTATATTATCAACGGATAAATAATTTTGAACTTCTTAAAAGTCATATTGATAACTGTTTTGAATTTGTTCCTAATACTGAGAAAAATCAGATCTATAAAGTGTATTTAGAAGAAAAATTAGCAAGCTACTGGGAGGGGAAAGAAGAACCATTTAAAGCACTTGATTTATTATTTAGAGGAGTGAATACACTCGAAAATTTACCAGAAGAATATCCCAATAGAGCAATTAATACTAGCTTTTTAATTATTCTTTACGGACGAATTGCTCAAAATTATAGTGTTCTAGAAAAGTTGAGCTTGTCTAAGCAATATTTTGAAAAGGCATTAGCTCAAAAAGATGAAAGTGGTGAACATATTTTTTATAAGGCGTATGTTTTTAGTAGATATGCCAAATTGTTAGCATCAGAAGGTGAATTTAAAAAAGCATTTGTTTATCAGTCTGAAGCAAAAAAAATTAATGATATGTATTTAAATCCTCGTAATGATAGGAATAAGGATTTTCTAACCATCCGGAATCATTATAAAGAAGAAATTGATAAAAAGAATACAATTTTAGTTGCTCAACAACAGGAGATAGCTGCAAGAAATAAACAATTACTATTCTATAAATTACTTTTTCTAGTTATTGCTGTTATACTTACAATTGGCATTCTTCTTTATAGATGGAGAAATGAAAGAATAAAGCATCAGTTACTTGAAGATACCTCTAATGAACTACTGGCAATAAAAAATAAAGAACTCACTACAAATACACTTCAATTGATAGAAAGAGAACAAGTAATTATTCTTTTAAAAGAACATATTTCCAATAATGAACTAGGTACTTCTAATAAGCAATTTTTAAAATCTATTGATAGAAATTCTGAAACATTGTGGGATGCTTTTAATAGTAGATTTATAGAACAAAATATCAATTTCTACGAACGGTTAGAACAGCGAGTACCTAATTTAAGTGCTGCTGATCTAAAAATATGTGCGTTAATTAAATTGAATTTTTCAGGACAAGAGATGGCTTATTTATTGGGTATTTCTTTGGGTAGTGTACATGTTGCAAGACACCGATTAAGGAAGAAAATGAATTTAGAAAGAGATATTAATCTAACCAATTTTATCAATTCAATCTAA